A section of the Gallus gallus isolate bGalGal1 chromosome 4, bGalGal1.mat.broiler.GRCg7b, whole genome shotgun sequence genome encodes:
- the SHROOM4 gene encoding protein Shroom4 isoform X2: MERAEGRPGAVQLVHVQLQGGAPWGFTLRGGLEHGEPLIVSKVEDGGKAALSQRLQPGDELVNISGTPLYGSRQEALILIKGSYRTLKMIVRRRSVPVLRPHSWHMAKLAEIRSDAPAMHCPPDAFSLSWPSGCDVSTDRSSSIGSMESLDQPGHAYYEGTPSPVEHHSKRDSAYSSFSASSNTSDCALSLRPEDAANSEGPCKPPDPRYLQTAAEGADKRHAARHPVPPQPPVRRDSLRASPASGTDRRRVSVPATPLHAQGRWISDTFLCQRDKDGEGSSGRMLAACPPREQLSADQYYMLSSHPDRCAGDGGDRPYPESSAHRAPDAGMETAGDTTLLSPLQGHRHSAPEQLLASQLRALHVSTGSGRASPASPAPDNHRWTTSPLHAEPRGPGGLSPAPSTEGLAEEHRAGGRRGGGPPNRSAHFRRRSERFATNLRNEIQRRKAQLQKSRGPGAQPRGEEPVEEAEEPAEGSPSPAPSEDGRSCVGDTLPGPEVERVAPSRGRWRWSPEHKLQPQRSPSPREHKAAEEAVLLPFADRRRFFEESSRPAPAWHGKPQKAAEPDPFPPAEHRDVRRGSGPYSECCREQPPYYKVLPRHGELEYLRGCPYPYGAPPGMHEPCRYCTGEMCPALLPRGHAYRCHPWARCPDCCCMPRDESSPWAPRKAFMPEFPLEEWEPPAISRKTSQSIGELTHYKPGFQRLGPFRPCFESSEPEWPPCYRTTSTHDLSWDGERPPRSPEPPPEPLHRPLRGRAFSESHLNLEPSSPCARGDFLRVQSEAPGLPKKKGPPPPRPPPPNWEQYRLRRASQHPKDGSGSGTAPPPSRSIAEAVRQRTRSLAAETPPGRPRGTPEPEAELCRVREECSISKDPWEQEDPPQRLSRGRERGWSSECPLPAPSPVGTPGGPHSRSPEGSNARGGRPQPRRMNSEELLWDVAGRDRSLAGILVSPPVTTATVMGELLAAGDRQAWRERIQQDWHQEPQDRQGFEPISPPPGTAGSPPSYAAYYGKAELLGKVKELPEVAEGSSEEEEELERELVEKKLQLVESLSRKLAVLREAQRGLQEDISANGALGEEVAARLQALCTPGEFDKYRLFVGDLDKVVNLLLSLSGRLARVENALSALGPHAASEDKVALREKQRLLAAQLEDAKELREHVGRREEAVGAMVARYLPPEQLQDYRHFVKMKSALTAEQRELDEKIKLGQEQLRCLRESLGQAPTSC; this comes from the exons ATGGAGCGGGCCGAGGGCCGGCCCGGGGCCGTGCAGTTGGTGCATGTGCAGCTCCAGGGCGGCGCGCCCTGGGGCTTCACGCTGCGGGGGGGACTGGAGCACGGCGAGCCCCTCATCGTCTCCAAG GTGGAGGACGGGGGGAAGGCAGCGCTGTCCCAGAGGCTGCAGCCTGGCGATGAGCTGGTGAACATCAGCGGGACCCCCCTGTACGGCTCCCGCCAGGAAGCCCTCATCCTCATCAAGGGCTCCTACCGCACCCTCAAGATGATCGTCCGCAG GAGGAGCGTGCCCGTCCTCCGGCCCCATTCCTGGCACATGGCCAAGCTTGCCGAAATCCGCTCCGACGCCCCGGCCATGCACTGCCCCCCCGAtgccttcagcctctcctggcCCTCGGGTTGTGATGTCAG cacagaccGGAGCAGCTCCATCGGGAGCATGGAAAGCCTGGATCAGCCCGGCCACGCTTACTACGAGGGCACCCCGTCACCTGTTGAGCACCACAGCAAGCGAGACTCAGCCTACAGCTCCTTCTCAGCCAGCTCCAACACCTCAGACTGCGCCTTATCCCTGCGCCCCGAGGACGCTGCCAACTCTGAGGGTCCCTGCAAGCCCCCAGACCCACGCTACCTGCAgacagctgctgaaggagcGGACAAGCGGCACGCCGCCCGGCACCCCgtgcccccacagcccccggTGCGCAGGGACAGCCTGCGGGCATCCCCAGCCAGCGGCACGGACCGCCGCCGTGTGTCGGTGCCCGCCACCCCGCTGCACGCCCAGGGGAGGTGGATCTCTGACACCTTCCTCTGCCAGCGGGACAAGGACGGCGAGGGGAGCAGCGGGAGGATGCTGGCAGCGTGTCCCCCCAGGGAGCAGCTCTCTGCCGATCAGTACTACATGTTGAGCTCCCACCCCGACCGCTGCGCTGGGGACGGCGGGGACCGGCCCTACCCGGAGAGCAGCGCGCACCGTGCGCCGGACGCGGGGATGGAGACAGCGGGGGACACcacactgctgtcccctctgcAAGGCCATCGTCACAGCGCGCCCGAGCAGCTGCTGGCCTCCCAGCTCCGCGCCCTCCACGTGAGCACCGGCAGCGGGCGGGCATCCCCTGCGTCTCCAGCGCCTGATAACCACCGCTGGACCACGTCCCCGCTGCACGCCGAGCCTCGCGGGCCAGGCGGGCTCAGCCCCGCACCCAGCACTGAGGGCCTGGCTGAGGAGCACCGGGCGGGGGGTCGGCGTGGTGGGGGCCCCCCGAACCGCTCGGCTCACTTTCGGCGCCGCAGCGAACGCTTCGCCACCAACCTGCGCAACGAGATCCAGCGCCGCAAAGCGCAGCTGCAGAAGAGCCGGGGACCCGGAGCGCAACCCCGGGGCGAGGAGCCGGTGGAGGAGGCGGAGGAACCCGCAGAGGGCTCGCCGAGCCCCGCGCCCAGCGAGGACGGCAGGAGCTGTGTGGGGGACACGCTGCCAGGCCCCGAAGTTGAACGGGTGGCACCCAGCCGGGGCCGCTGGCGTTGGTCTCCGGAGCACAAGCTGCAGCCGCAGCGCTCGCCCAGTCCTCGTGAGCACAAGGCTGCAGAGGAAGCCGTCCTCCTGCCCTTTGCTGACCGCCGCAGATTCTTCGAGGAGAGCAGCCGCCCCGCACCCGCCTGGCATGGAAAGCCCCAAAAAGCGGCCGAGCCCGACCCTTTCCCGCCCGCTGAGCACCGCGACGTTCGCCGCGGATCTGGACCCTACAGCGAGTGCTGCCGGGAGCAGCCGCCCTACTACAAGGTGCTGCCGAGGCACGGCGAGCTGGAGTATCTGCGGGGCTGCCCCTATCCCTACGGGGCTCCCCCTGGGATGCACGAACCTTGCCGCTACTGCACCGGGGAGATGTGCCCGGCGCTGCTGCCCCGCGGCCATGCCTACCGCTGCCACCCGTGGGCACGCTGCCCCGACTGCTGCTGCATGCCACGGGATGAGAGCAGCCCCTGGGCACCCCGGAAGGCATTTATGCCG GAATTTCCCCTGGAGGAGTGGGAGCCGCCGGCGATAAGCAGGAAAACCAGCCAGTCCATCGG TGAGCTCACCCACTACAAACCGGGCTTCCAGCGGCTCGGACCCTTCCGGCCCTGCTTTGAGAGCTCCGAGCCCGAGTGGCCGCCCTGCTACCGCACCACGTCCACGCACGACCTGTCCTGGGATGGCGAGcggccgccccgctcccccgAGCCCCCCCCAGAGCCTCTGCACCGCCCGCTGCGGGGCCGAGCCTTCTCCGAGAGCCACCTCAACCTGGAGCCCTCCAGCCCCTGTGCCCGCGGAGACTTCCTCCGGGTGCAATCAGAGGCTCCGGGTTTACCCAAAAAAAAGggtcccccgcccccccgcccgccTCCACCCAACTGGGAGCAGTACAGGTTGCGCCGAGCATCACAGCATCCCAAAGACGGCTCCGGATCCGGCACGGCCCCGCCACCGTCCCGTAGCATTGCCGAAGCCGTGCGGCAGCGGACGCGCAGCCTCGCTGCTGAGACCCCCCCTGGCCGCCCCCGTGGGACGCCGGAACCCgaagctgagctctgcag GGTGAGGGAGGAGTGCTCAATATCGAAGGACCCCTGGGAGCAGGAGGACCCTCCCCAAAGGCTTAGTcggggccgggagcggggctGGTCCAGTGAGTGCCCCCTGCCCGCTCCCAGCCCCGTGGGCACCCCGGGGGGACCCCACTCCCGCAGCCCTGAGGGGTCCAACGCCCGCGGGGGGCGGCCTCAACCCCGCCGCATGAATTcggaggagctgctgtgggacGTGGCAGGCAGGGACCGCTCCTTGGCCGGCATCTTGGTGTCCCCTCCGGTCACCACTGCCACTGTTATGGgcgagctgctggcagcaggggacCGCCAGGCATGGAGGGAGCGGATCCAGCAGGATTGGCACCAGGAGCCGCAGGACAG GCAGGGCTTTGAGCCCATCTCGCCTCCCCCCGGGACCGCCGGCAGCCCCCCCTCCTACGCAGCGTATTATGGCAAAGCCGAGCTGCTGGGCAAGGTGAAGGAGCTGCCGGAGGTGGCGGAGGGGAgctcagaggaggaggaggagttgGAGCGGGAGCTGGTGGAGAAAAAG ctgcagctggtggaGAGCCTGAGCCGCAAGCTGGCGGTGCTGCGGGAGGCGCAGCGGGGACTGCAGGAGGACATCAGCGCCAACGGGGCTCTGGGCGAGGAGGTGGCAGCCCGCCTGCAGGCGCTCTGCACGCCGGGCGAGTTCGACAAGTACCGCCTCTTCGTGGGGGACCTGGACAAGGTGGTCaacctgctgctgtccctgtcGGGCCGCCTGGCGCGGGTGGAGAACGCGCTGAGCGCTCTGGGGCCGCACGCCGCCTCCGAGGATAAG GTGGCCCTGCGGGAGAAGCAGCGGCTGCTGGCGGCGCAGCTGGAGGACGCCAAGGAGCTGCGGGAGCACGTggggcggcgggaggaggcggTGGGCGCCATGGTGGCCCGCTATCTGCCCCCCGAGCAGCTGCAGGACTACCGGCACTTCGTCAAGATGAAGTCGGCGCTGACGGCCGAGCAGCGCGAGCTGGACGAGAAGATCAagctggggcaggagcagctgcGCTGCCTGCGGGAGAGCCTCGGCCAGGCGCCCACCAGCTGCTAG
- the SHROOM4 gene encoding protein Shroom4 isoform X1 — protein MERAEGRPGAVQLVHVQLQGGAPWGFTLRGGLEHGEPLIVSKVEDGGKAALSQRLQPGDELVNISGTPLYGSRQEALILIKGSYRTLKMIVRRRSVPVLRPHSWHMAKLAEIRSDAPAMHCPPDAFSLSWPSGCDVSELSLQWNPLSRHCSTDRSSSIGSMESLDQPGHAYYEGTPSPVEHHSKRDSAYSSFSASSNTSDCALSLRPEDAANSEGPCKPPDPRYLQTAAEGADKRHAARHPVPPQPPVRRDSLRASPASGTDRRRVSVPATPLHAQGRWISDTFLCQRDKDGEGSSGRMLAACPPREQLSADQYYMLSSHPDRCAGDGGDRPYPESSAHRAPDAGMETAGDTTLLSPLQGHRHSAPEQLLASQLRALHVSTGSGRASPASPAPDNHRWTTSPLHAEPRGPGGLSPAPSTEGLAEEHRAGGRRGGGPPNRSAHFRRRSERFATNLRNEIQRRKAQLQKSRGPGAQPRGEEPVEEAEEPAEGSPSPAPSEDGRSCVGDTLPGPEVERVAPSRGRWRWSPEHKLQPQRSPSPREHKAAEEAVLLPFADRRRFFEESSRPAPAWHGKPQKAAEPDPFPPAEHRDVRRGSGPYSECCREQPPYYKVLPRHGELEYLRGCPYPYGAPPGMHEPCRYCTGEMCPALLPRGHAYRCHPWARCPDCCCMPRDESSPWAPRKAFMPEFPLEEWEPPAISRKTSQSIGELTHYKPGFQRLGPFRPCFESSEPEWPPCYRTTSTHDLSWDGERPPRSPEPPPEPLHRPLRGRAFSESHLNLEPSSPCARGDFLRVQSEAPGLPKKKGPPPPRPPPPNWEQYRLRRASQHPKDGSGSGTAPPPSRSIAEAVRQRTRSLAAETPPGRPRGTPEPEAELCRVREECSISKDPWEQEDPPQRLSRGRERGWSSECPLPAPSPVGTPGGPHSRSPEGSNARGGRPQPRRMNSEELLWDVAGRDRSLAGILVSPPVTTATVMGELLAAGDRQAWRERIQQDWHQEPQDRQGFEPISPPPGTAGSPPSYAAYYGKAELLGKVKELPEVAEGSSEEEEELERELVEKKLQLVESLSRKLAVLREAQRGLQEDISANGALGEEVAARLQALCTPGEFDKYRLFVGDLDKVVNLLLSLSGRLARVENALSALGPHAASEDKVALREKQRLLAAQLEDAKELREHVGRREEAVGAMVARYLPPEQLQDYRHFVKMKSALTAEQRELDEKIKLGQEQLRCLRESLGQAPTSC, from the exons ATGGAGCGGGCCGAGGGCCGGCCCGGGGCCGTGCAGTTGGTGCATGTGCAGCTCCAGGGCGGCGCGCCCTGGGGCTTCACGCTGCGGGGGGGACTGGAGCACGGCGAGCCCCTCATCGTCTCCAAG GTGGAGGACGGGGGGAAGGCAGCGCTGTCCCAGAGGCTGCAGCCTGGCGATGAGCTGGTGAACATCAGCGGGACCCCCCTGTACGGCTCCCGCCAGGAAGCCCTCATCCTCATCAAGGGCTCCTACCGCACCCTCAAGATGATCGTCCGCAG GAGGAGCGTGCCCGTCCTCCGGCCCCATTCCTGGCACATGGCCAAGCTTGCCGAAATCCGCTCCGACGCCCCGGCCATGCACTGCCCCCCCGAtgccttcagcctctcctggcCCTCGGGTTGTGATGTCAG CgagctgtccctgcagtggAACCCGCTGTCCcggcactgcagcacagaccGGAGCAGCTCCATCGGGAGCATGGAAAGCCTGGATCAGCCCGGCCACGCTTACTACGAGGGCACCCCGTCACCTGTTGAGCACCACAGCAAGCGAGACTCAGCCTACAGCTCCTTCTCAGCCAGCTCCAACACCTCAGACTGCGCCTTATCCCTGCGCCCCGAGGACGCTGCCAACTCTGAGGGTCCCTGCAAGCCCCCAGACCCACGCTACCTGCAgacagctgctgaaggagcGGACAAGCGGCACGCCGCCCGGCACCCCgtgcccccacagcccccggTGCGCAGGGACAGCCTGCGGGCATCCCCAGCCAGCGGCACGGACCGCCGCCGTGTGTCGGTGCCCGCCACCCCGCTGCACGCCCAGGGGAGGTGGATCTCTGACACCTTCCTCTGCCAGCGGGACAAGGACGGCGAGGGGAGCAGCGGGAGGATGCTGGCAGCGTGTCCCCCCAGGGAGCAGCTCTCTGCCGATCAGTACTACATGTTGAGCTCCCACCCCGACCGCTGCGCTGGGGACGGCGGGGACCGGCCCTACCCGGAGAGCAGCGCGCACCGTGCGCCGGACGCGGGGATGGAGACAGCGGGGGACACcacactgctgtcccctctgcAAGGCCATCGTCACAGCGCGCCCGAGCAGCTGCTGGCCTCCCAGCTCCGCGCCCTCCACGTGAGCACCGGCAGCGGGCGGGCATCCCCTGCGTCTCCAGCGCCTGATAACCACCGCTGGACCACGTCCCCGCTGCACGCCGAGCCTCGCGGGCCAGGCGGGCTCAGCCCCGCACCCAGCACTGAGGGCCTGGCTGAGGAGCACCGGGCGGGGGGTCGGCGTGGTGGGGGCCCCCCGAACCGCTCGGCTCACTTTCGGCGCCGCAGCGAACGCTTCGCCACCAACCTGCGCAACGAGATCCAGCGCCGCAAAGCGCAGCTGCAGAAGAGCCGGGGACCCGGAGCGCAACCCCGGGGCGAGGAGCCGGTGGAGGAGGCGGAGGAACCCGCAGAGGGCTCGCCGAGCCCCGCGCCCAGCGAGGACGGCAGGAGCTGTGTGGGGGACACGCTGCCAGGCCCCGAAGTTGAACGGGTGGCACCCAGCCGGGGCCGCTGGCGTTGGTCTCCGGAGCACAAGCTGCAGCCGCAGCGCTCGCCCAGTCCTCGTGAGCACAAGGCTGCAGAGGAAGCCGTCCTCCTGCCCTTTGCTGACCGCCGCAGATTCTTCGAGGAGAGCAGCCGCCCCGCACCCGCCTGGCATGGAAAGCCCCAAAAAGCGGCCGAGCCCGACCCTTTCCCGCCCGCTGAGCACCGCGACGTTCGCCGCGGATCTGGACCCTACAGCGAGTGCTGCCGGGAGCAGCCGCCCTACTACAAGGTGCTGCCGAGGCACGGCGAGCTGGAGTATCTGCGGGGCTGCCCCTATCCCTACGGGGCTCCCCCTGGGATGCACGAACCTTGCCGCTACTGCACCGGGGAGATGTGCCCGGCGCTGCTGCCCCGCGGCCATGCCTACCGCTGCCACCCGTGGGCACGCTGCCCCGACTGCTGCTGCATGCCACGGGATGAGAGCAGCCCCTGGGCACCCCGGAAGGCATTTATGCCG GAATTTCCCCTGGAGGAGTGGGAGCCGCCGGCGATAAGCAGGAAAACCAGCCAGTCCATCGG TGAGCTCACCCACTACAAACCGGGCTTCCAGCGGCTCGGACCCTTCCGGCCCTGCTTTGAGAGCTCCGAGCCCGAGTGGCCGCCCTGCTACCGCACCACGTCCACGCACGACCTGTCCTGGGATGGCGAGcggccgccccgctcccccgAGCCCCCCCCAGAGCCTCTGCACCGCCCGCTGCGGGGCCGAGCCTTCTCCGAGAGCCACCTCAACCTGGAGCCCTCCAGCCCCTGTGCCCGCGGAGACTTCCTCCGGGTGCAATCAGAGGCTCCGGGTTTACCCAAAAAAAAGggtcccccgcccccccgcccgccTCCACCCAACTGGGAGCAGTACAGGTTGCGCCGAGCATCACAGCATCCCAAAGACGGCTCCGGATCCGGCACGGCCCCGCCACCGTCCCGTAGCATTGCCGAAGCCGTGCGGCAGCGGACGCGCAGCCTCGCTGCTGAGACCCCCCCTGGCCGCCCCCGTGGGACGCCGGAACCCgaagctgagctctgcag GGTGAGGGAGGAGTGCTCAATATCGAAGGACCCCTGGGAGCAGGAGGACCCTCCCCAAAGGCTTAGTcggggccgggagcggggctGGTCCAGTGAGTGCCCCCTGCCCGCTCCCAGCCCCGTGGGCACCCCGGGGGGACCCCACTCCCGCAGCCCTGAGGGGTCCAACGCCCGCGGGGGGCGGCCTCAACCCCGCCGCATGAATTcggaggagctgctgtgggacGTGGCAGGCAGGGACCGCTCCTTGGCCGGCATCTTGGTGTCCCCTCCGGTCACCACTGCCACTGTTATGGgcgagctgctggcagcaggggacCGCCAGGCATGGAGGGAGCGGATCCAGCAGGATTGGCACCAGGAGCCGCAGGACAG GCAGGGCTTTGAGCCCATCTCGCCTCCCCCCGGGACCGCCGGCAGCCCCCCCTCCTACGCAGCGTATTATGGCAAAGCCGAGCTGCTGGGCAAGGTGAAGGAGCTGCCGGAGGTGGCGGAGGGGAgctcagaggaggaggaggagttgGAGCGGGAGCTGGTGGAGAAAAAG ctgcagctggtggaGAGCCTGAGCCGCAAGCTGGCGGTGCTGCGGGAGGCGCAGCGGGGACTGCAGGAGGACATCAGCGCCAACGGGGCTCTGGGCGAGGAGGTGGCAGCCCGCCTGCAGGCGCTCTGCACGCCGGGCGAGTTCGACAAGTACCGCCTCTTCGTGGGGGACCTGGACAAGGTGGTCaacctgctgctgtccctgtcGGGCCGCCTGGCGCGGGTGGAGAACGCGCTGAGCGCTCTGGGGCCGCACGCCGCCTCCGAGGATAAG GTGGCCCTGCGGGAGAAGCAGCGGCTGCTGGCGGCGCAGCTGGAGGACGCCAAGGAGCTGCGGGAGCACGTggggcggcgggaggaggcggTGGGCGCCATGGTGGCCCGCTATCTGCCCCCCGAGCAGCTGCAGGACTACCGGCACTTCGTCAAGATGAAGTCGGCGCTGACGGCCGAGCAGCGCGAGCTGGACGAGAAGATCAagctggggcaggagcagctgcGCTGCCTGCGGGAGAGCCTCGGCCAGGCGCCCACCAGCTGCTAG
- the BMP15 gene encoding bone morphogenetic protein 15 precursor, with translation MALLRPFTALLLLTVLLSWAASQTPPLPLLQALRAQAPGSQGWRGGAASGQPLRYMLELYQRAADHEGRPRRGRSLSTNTVRLVQAASHGGQPWAGRWYVQPLTYRLDAQSEAEHLLRVTVAYPQSLPLPRGRLLCAVELLPAAKAPAVLLSPTAPSRHGWAEADITPYLSPANSSSGGTLTLRHICVRSGRAATAAPPSPADPFLLLFLNDTRSGTLPEPRRSRREAGTLLHDLPGYLRDAGGDKSDCSLRSFPVSFAQLGWDHWIIAPHRYNPRYCKGVCPRLLRDGYHAPNHAVVQNLVHQLVDANVPRPSCVPYRYSPISVLMIQHDGSILYKEYENMIAESCTCR, from the exons ATGGCTTTGCTCCGGCCCTTCaccgccctcctcctcctcaccgtGCTGCTCTCCTGGGCTGCGAGCCAGACTCCCCCCTTGCCCCTCTTGCAAGCACTGCGGGCACAAGCACCGGGTAGCCAGGGCTGGAGAGGGGGTGCAGCCAGTGGGCAGCCCCTGCGCTACATGCTGGAGCTGTACCAACGTGCTGCTGACCATGAGGGACGGCCCCGGCGTGGCCGCAGTCTGAGCACCAACACCGTGCGGCTGGTGCAGGCAGCTTCCCATGGgggacagccctgggcag gtcGCTGGTACGTGCAGCCCCTCACCTACCGCCTGGACGCCCAGTCTGAAGCTGAGCACCTTCTCCGTGTCACCGTGGCCTACCCTCAGAGCCTGCCGCTGCCCCGTGGCCGCCTCCTGTGTGCcgtggagctgctgcctgctgccaaaGCCCCGGCGGTACTGCTCAGCCCCACCgccccatcccgccacggctgGGCCGAAGCGGACATCACCCCCTATTTATccccagcaaacagcagctcagGAGGGACGCTGACCCTGCGGCACATCTGCGTGCGATCCGGCCGAGCCGCCACGGCCGCCCCGCCGTCCCCTGCGgaccccttcctcctcctcttcctcaatGACACCCGCAGTGGGACTCTCCCGGAGCCTCGGCGCAGCCGGCGCGAGGCAGGGACGCTTCTCCACGACCTGCCCGGCTACCTGCGGGATGCCGGAGGGGACAAAAGCGACTGCTCCCTGCGCTCCTTCCCCGTCAGCTTCGCCCAGCTGGGTTGGGACCATTGGATCATCGCTCCCCATCGCTACAACCCACGCTACTGTAAGGGCGTGTGCCCACGGCTCCTCCGGGACGGCTACCACGCGCCCAACCACGCCGTGGTGCAGAACTTGGTCCACCAGCTGGTGGATGCCAACGTCCCCCGGCCCTCCTGCGTCCCCTACCGCTACAGCCCCATCAGCGTCCTGATGATCCAGCACGACGGCAGCATCCTCTACAAGGAGTATGAGAACATGATTGCAGAGTCCTGCACCTGCCGCTAA